The Chitinophagales bacterium genome has a segment encoding these proteins:
- a CDS encoding sigma-54-dependent Fis family transcriptional regulator produces the protein MALILVIDDEKSIRNSLKEILEFEGYEVHTAENGLEGLNLIKDDDYDLVICDIKMPKMDGKELLSKVQSLETPPKFIMISGHGNVDTAIESVKMGAFDYIPKPPDMNKLLITVKNALENRVLKEETKILKKRIELSKEITGESSTIKKIKATIEKVAPTDARVLITGENGTGKELVARWIHEKSHRAKGPFIEVNCAAIPNELIESELFGHEKGSFTSAINQRKGKFELAHGGTLFLDEIGDMDLAAQSKVLRALQEAKITRIGGDKDINVDVRVIAATNKKLDHEITMGNFRMDLYHRLSVILIHVPTLNERKEDIPTLANQFCEEICSNQGIPVKQITPYALKMLQDYEWTGNIRELRNVIERLVILGGAKISDEDVQNYAYKGIQLSSNMNTEVFDQYPKFQDFKEHIEKQFIEYKLNQFNWNVSKTADEIDIQRSHLYNKIEKFNLKRGDNS, from the coding sequence ATGGCACTAATCTTAGTTATAGACGACGAAAAAAGCATCAGAAATTCACTAAAAGAAATTTTGGAATTTGAGGGCTATGAGGTTCATACAGCCGAAAATGGTCTAGAAGGACTTAATTTGATAAAAGATGACGACTATGACCTTGTGATCTGTGATATCAAAATGCCTAAAATGGATGGTAAGGAATTATTATCTAAGGTACAATCCCTTGAGACTCCGCCTAAGTTTATCATGATATCAGGACATGGTAATGTAGATACAGCTATTGAATCCGTAAAAATGGGAGCTTTTGATTATATCCCGAAACCTCCTGATATGAATAAACTTCTTATCACAGTAAAAAACGCCCTTGAAAATAGAGTGTTAAAAGAAGAGACTAAAATTCTAAAGAAAAGAATAGAATTGTCCAAAGAGATTACAGGGGAGAGTTCTACAATAAAGAAAATAAAAGCTACTATCGAAAAGGTTGCCCCTACAGATGCTAGAGTGTTAATTACAGGAGAGAATGGAACTGGTAAAGAACTAGTAGCTAGATGGATACATGAGAAGAGTCATAGAGCTAAAGGTCCGTTTATCGAGGTGAATTGTGCAGCTATTCCTAATGAGCTAATTGAGAGTGAGCTTTTTGGTCATGAAAAAGGTTCGTTTACTTCAGCCATCAATCAGCGAAAAGGTAAATTTGAGTTGGCTCATGGTGGCACTTTATTTCTAGACGAAATTGGCGACATGGATTTGGCTGCTCAATCTAAGGTTTTACGAGCGTTACAAGAAGCAAAGATAACTAGAATAGGAGGAGATAAAGACATCAACGTAGATGTGAGAGTCATAGCAGCTACCAATAAAAAATTGGACCATGAGATTACGATGGGTAATTTCAGAATGGACTTATATCATAGATTGAGCGTGATACTCATTCATGTACCCACTTTAAATGAGCGTAAAGAAGATATCCCAACCTTGGCAAATCAATTTTGCGAAGAAATTTGCTCAAATCAAGGAATTCCTGTCAAGCAGATAACACCTTACGCTTTGAAAATGCTTCAAGATTATGAATGGACAGGAAATATACGTGAGTTGCGAAACGTCATAGAAAGATTGGTAATTTTAGGTGGTGCGAAGATTTCAGATGAAGATGTTCAAAATTATGCATACAAAGGCATTCAACTTTCTAGTAATATGAATACCGAAGTATTTGATCAATATCCTAAGTTTCAAGATTTTAAAGAGCATATTGAAAAGCAGTTTATCGAGTATAAGTTAAATCAATTCAACTGGAATGTCAGTAAAACTGCTGATGAAATCGATATACAGCGTTCACATTTGTATAACAAGATTGAAAAGTTTAATTTGAAAAGAGGAGATAACTCCTAA
- a CDS encoding DUF2461 domain-containing protein, with amino-acid sequence MLTKNFFQFLKELAKNNNKNWFDLNRARYESDVKKPFEEFVIILGNELNKFDAEIQGDFKKNIFRINKDIRFSKDKSPYKTNRSVAFSLNGKKDHEDPGYYLELGAEKSYIAGGAWCPSPEKLQKIRSEIYYNTEEFHKILKDKKFATTFGDIQGERSKILPKDIKDWASDSDYIYHKQFYFSKEFDNREVLDKDFTKKVATWFSHGYDVNQFLRRAMRD; translated from the coding sequence ATGCTGACTAAAAACTTTTTCCAGTTTCTCAAAGAACTAGCAAAAAATAATAACAAAAATTGGTTTGACCTGAACCGTGCGCGATACGAGTCAGACGTAAAGAAGCCATTTGAAGAGTTTGTAATTATTCTAGGAAATGAGTTAAACAAATTTGATGCTGAAATTCAAGGTGATTTTAAGAAAAATATATTTAGAATTAATAAAGATATTCGATTTTCAAAAGATAAATCGCCTTATAAAACCAATCGTTCTGTAGCATTTTCATTGAATGGTAAAAAAGATCATGAAGATCCAGGTTATTATTTAGAACTAGGTGCAGAGAAGAGCTATATAGCTGGCGGCGCGTGGTGTCCTTCACCAGAGAAGTTACAAAAGATTCGTTCTGAAATTTATTATAACACAGAAGAGTTTCATAAAATATTAAAGGACAAAAAGTTTGCGACCACCTTTGGAGATATACAAGGGGAGCGCTCAAAAATTTTACCAAAAGATATCAAAGACTGGGCATCTGATTCAGATTATATTTATCATAAGCAGTTTTATTTCTCGAAAGAATTTGATAATAGAGAAGTTTTAGATAAGGATTTCACAAAAAAGGTAGCAACATGGTTTAGCCATGGCTATGATGTCAATCAATTTCTGCGAAGAGCGATGCGCGATTAA
- a CDS encoding class I SAM-dependent methyltransferase has translation MNNYRAILAQDSSDFSYITNDRTITTTTANRYHRTSISDRYGRILMTAAKQVKANNFLELGTSLGVSTAYLFFSLPTIHGITIDSNTHAIKKTKAFFDTQFSNHNIKFINETFDAVLTPKLKEIQNLDFAFIDGDHRYESTLRYVKTILPYLSENAAIVLDDIRWSKDMYKTWSELIELPEFNYTIDFGRIGILYKINNHSHKQHFYLH, from the coding sequence ATGAATAATTATAGGGCTATTCTGGCTCAAGATAGTTCGGATTTCTCTTATATCACCAATGACAGAACCATAACTACAACCACTGCGAATCGATATCATAGAACATCGATTAGTGATCGATATGGTAGAATATTAATGACAGCTGCAAAGCAAGTAAAGGCGAATAATTTTCTTGAACTAGGTACTTCACTTGGGGTGAGTACTGCATATCTATTTTTTAGTCTTCCTACGATTCACGGCATTACCATAGATTCCAATACGCATGCAATAAAAAAAACTAAGGCATTTTTTGATACTCAATTTTCTAACCATAACATAAAGTTTATAAATGAAACATTTGATGCTGTGTTGACACCTAAATTGAAAGAAATTCAAAACTTAGATTTTGCCTTTATCGATGGGGATCACCGATACGAAAGCACTTTACGATATGTGAAAACTATACTTCCCTATTTAAGTGAAAATGCAGCCATAGTCCTAGACGACATTCGCTGGAGCAAAGATATGTACAAGACTTGGTCAGAGCTAATTGAACTGCCTGAGTTTAACTATACTATTGATTTTGGTCGAATAGGCATTCTATATAAGATAAATAATCACAGTCATAAGCAACATTTTTACTTACATTAG
- the pfkA gene encoding 6-phosphofructokinase: protein MKNNKIGVLTSGGDSPGMNAAIRAVFKTCAAYGIACYGIRRGYQGLIENDIFEMQALDVKQIIHLGGTILLSARSKDFLDYEGRAKAYQNLKNHNIDALITIGGDGTFTGAMIFEKEFGIPIIGIPGTIDNDIFGTDNTIGYDTALNTVMEAVDKIRDTANSHQRLFFVEVMGRDAGFIALNSGIAAGAIEILIPETKYDMDEFFTNIEKGAIKGKISNIVIVAEGEKSTNIYELAEATKKRFPDYEVRISILGHIQRGGSPSCADRVLASRLGVAAIDGLLEGKSSVMAGIKANQVVYTPFVDAIKKHNELEPHLIKTSNILA, encoded by the coding sequence ATGAAGAACAATAAAATTGGTGTACTGACGAGCGGGGGAGACTCCCCGGGTATGAATGCAGCTATTCGAGCTGTATTTAAAACTTGTGCTGCATATGGTATAGCATGTTATGGTATTCGACGTGGCTACCAAGGTCTGATAGAAAACGATATCTTTGAGATGCAGGCACTTGATGTCAAACAAATTATTCACTTAGGTGGCACTATATTATTGTCAGCTAGAAGTAAGGATTTCCTTGACTATGAAGGAAGGGCAAAAGCCTACCAGAATCTCAAAAATCATAATATAGACGCTTTAATCACGATAGGTGGAGACGGGACCTTTACTGGAGCTATGATTTTTGAGAAAGAGTTTGGAATTCCAATCATAGGCATACCAGGAACAATTGACAATGATATATTCGGCACAGATAATACTATTGGTTATGATACGGCTCTCAATACCGTAATGGAAGCGGTGGATAAAATTCGTGATACGGCTAACTCGCATCAACGATTATTTTTTGTAGAAGTAATGGGTCGTGATGCTGGATTTATAGCCTTGAATAGCGGCATAGCAGCTGGAGCTATTGAGATATTGATACCAGAGACCAAATATGATATGGATGAGTTTTTTACCAATATAGAAAAAGGAGCTATCAAAGGGAAAATTTCAAACATAGTCATAGTAGCAGAGGGTGAAAAAAGCACGAATATTTACGAACTGGCAGAAGCTACCAAAAAGCGATTTCCAGATTACGAAGTACGTATTTCCATATTAGGTCATATTCAGCGAGGAGGGAGCCCTAGTTGCGCCGATCGTGTACTTGCCAGTCGTCTTGGCGTAGCTGCTATCGATGGATTATTAGAGGGTAAAAGTTCAGTCATGGCTGGCATAAAAGCCAATCAAGTAGTTTATACTCCATTTGTAGATGCTATCAAAAAACATAACGAGTTAGAACCCCACCTGATAAAAACTTCAAATATCTTAGCTTAG